A genomic region of Gallus gallus isolate bGalGal1 chromosome 19, bGalGal1.mat.broiler.GRCg7b, whole genome shotgun sequence contains the following coding sequences:
- the OPNP gene encoding pinopsin (The RefSeq protein has 3 substitutions compared to this genomic sequence) → MSSNSSQAPPNGTPGPFDGPQWPYQAPQSTYVGVAVLMGTVVACASVVNGLVIVVSICYKKLRSPLNYILVNLAVADLLVTLCGSSVSLSNNINGFFVFGRRMCELEGFMVSLTGIVGLWSLAILALERYVVVCRPLGDFQFQRRHAVSGCAFTWGWALLWSTPPLLGWSSYVPEGLRTSCGPNWYTGGSNNNSYILSLFVTCFVLPLSLILFSYTNLLLTLRAAAAQQKEADTTQRAEREVTRMVIVMVMAFLLCWLPYSTFALVVATHKGIIIQPVLASLPSYFSKTATVYNPIIYVFMNKQFQSCLLEMLCCGYQPQRTGKASPGTPGPHADVTAAGLRNKVMPAHPV, encoded by the exons ATGTCCTCCAACAGCTCCCAGGCACCTCCCAATGGGACCCCAGGGCCTTTTGATGGCCCCCAGTGGCCCTACCAGGCCCCACGGAGCACATATGTGGGGGTGGCCGTGCTGATGGGCACGGTGGTTGCCTGTGCCTCGGTGGTGAATGGGCTGGTCATCGTGGTGTCCATCTGCTACAAGAAGCTCCGCTCCCCACTGAATTACATCCTGGTGAACCTGGCCGTGGCTGACCTGCTGGTGACGCTGTGCGGCAGCTCCGTCAGCCTCTCCAACAACATCAATGGCTTCTTCGTGTTTGGCAGGAGGATGTGTGAGCTGGAGGGCTTCATGGTCTCCTTGACAG GCATCGTGGGGCTGTGGTCGCTGGCCATCCTGGCCCTGGAGCGCTACGTTGTGGTCTGCAGACCCCTGGGAGATTTCCAGTTCCAACGTCGGCACGCGGTGAGCGGCTGCGCCTTCACGTGGGGCTGGGCACTGCTCTGGAGCGCCCCACCactgctgggctggagcagctACGTGCCTGAAG GGTTGAGGACATCGTGCGGGCCTAACTGGTACACGGGtggcagcaacaacaacagctaCATCCTGTCCCTGTTTGTCACCTGCTTCGTCCTGCCGCTCAGCCTCATCCTCTTCTCCTACACAAACCTGCTGCTGACCCTGCGGGCG gctgcagcacagcagaaggaagctgaCACCACGCAGCGGGCGGAGCGGGAGGTGACGCGGATGGTGATCGTGATGGTGATggccttcctgctctgctggctgccctaCAGCACGTTTGCCTTGGTGGTGGCCACCCATAAGGGCATCGTCATCCAGCCGGTCCTCGCCTCCTTGCCTTCCTATTTCTCCAAGACAGCCACCGTGTACAATCCCATCATCTACGTCTTCATGAACAAACAG ttccagagctgcctgctggaaatgctgtgctgtggttACCAGCCCCAGCGGACAGGAAAAGCCTCACCGGGGACACCCGGGCCCCATGCAGATGTCACTGCAGCGGGGCTGAGGAACAAGGTGATGCCAGCACACCCCGTGTGA